In Clostridium sporogenes, one genomic interval encodes:
- the minD gene encoding septum site-determining protein MinD, which yields MGEVIVVTSGKGGVGKTTTSANISTALAAMDKKVVVIDGDTGLRNLDVLMGLENRIVFTLLDVIEERCKLKQALIKDKRLSSLYLLPTAQTRDKEDVNVDDMLKIVNDLKQEFDYVILDCPAGIERGFESSIAGANRALVVVNPEVTSVRDADRVIGKLDAKGIDNHQLIVNRLNYEMTQSGDMLDIEDIIDSLAIKLIGVVPDDRGITIATNKGEPIVLDNGALAGQAFRNIAKRITGEEVPIMDLRSREQGFFKSFKKLFGLK from the coding sequence ATGGGAGAAGTAATAGTTGTTACCTCTGGTAAAGGTGGAGTAGGAAAAACAACCACATCAGCTAATATATCTACAGCTCTAGCTGCAATGGATAAAAAAGTAGTTGTTATAGATGGAGATACAGGATTAAGAAATCTTGATGTCTTAATGGGGCTTGAAAATAGAATAGTATTTACCTTATTAGATGTAATAGAAGAAAGATGTAAGTTAAAGCAAGCATTGATAAAGGATAAAAGATTAAGTAGTTTATATTTATTGCCAACAGCACAAACAAGAGATAAAGAAGATGTTAATGTAGATGACATGCTTAAAATAGTTAATGATTTAAAACAGGAATTTGATTATGTAATTTTGGATTGCCCAGCAGGTATAGAAAGGGGCTTTGAAAGTTCTATAGCCGGAGCGAATAGAGCTTTAGTAGTTGTAAATCCAGAAGTAACATCTGTAAGAGATGCAGATAGAGTTATAGGAAAATTAGATGCTAAGGGGATAGATAATCATCAACTTATAGTAAATAGATTAAATTATGAAATGACACAAAGCGGAGATATGTTAGATATTGAAGATATAATTGATAGTTTAGCTATAAAGCTTATAGGGGTAGTGCCGGACGATAGAGGTATAACTATAGCTACAAATAAAGGCGAACCTATAGTTTTAGATAATGGAGCTTTAGCAGGACAGGCTTTTAGAAATATTGCCAAAAGAATTACTGGAGAAGAAGTACCTATAATGGATTTAAGAAGCAGAGAACAAGGTTTTTTTAAATCCTTTAAAAAATTATTTGGATTAAAGTAG
- a CDS encoding DUF4321 domain-containing protein: protein MKSPDKNKSLLGVFILLGAILGSIAGEILGSSFTKLSFLKTAYKVGTASPLNLDLKVLNLAIGLNFDINIMTIMGIVLAIILYRK, encoded by the coding sequence ATGAAAAGTCCAGATAAAAATAAAAGTTTATTAGGAGTTTTTATACTATTAGGGGCTATTTTAGGTAGCATTGCTGGTGAAATATTAGGTTCTAGCTTTACTAAGTTATCCTTTTTAAAAACCGCATATAAAGTAGGAACTGCTTCACCACTGAATTTAGACCTAAAAGTCTTAAATTTAGCTATAGGTTTAAATTTTGATATTAATATTATGACTATAATGGGTATAGTATTGGCAATAATATTATACAGGAAATAA
- a CDS encoding rod shape-determining protein, translating to MRLFGITKDMGIDLGTANTLVYIKGKGVVLSEPSVVAINKDVNKVLAVGDEAKQMIGRTPGNIVAIRPLKDGVIADFDVTQIMLKKFIEKVSPKGGFTNPRIVVCFPSGVTEVEKRAIDEATKSAGAREVVLMEEPMAAAIGAGLPVNEPTGSMIVDIGGGTTEVAIISLGGIVTSKSLRVAGDELDQSIINYIKKEYSLMIGERTAENIKVELGSAYETDEDKTMEIRGRDLITGLPKVITISEKEVREALSEPVVSIIEAIKTTLEKTPPELASDIMDKGIMLAGGGALLRGLDQLINEETHMPVHIAESPLDCVAVGAGKALDTIDKILDSKK from the coding sequence ATGAGATTGTTTGGTATAACTAAAGATATGGGAATAGATTTAGGTACAGCAAATACACTAGTATATATTAAGGGAAAAGGGGTTGTTTTAAGCGAACCCTCTGTTGTAGCTATAAATAAAGATGTAAATAAGGTTCTTGCAGTAGGTGATGAAGCAAAACAAATGATAGGTAGAACACCAGGAAATATAGTGGCTATTAGACCATTAAAAGATGGAGTAATAGCAGATTTTGACGTTACTCAAATAATGCTTAAAAAATTTATAGAAAAAGTAAGTCCAAAGGGAGGATTCACTAATCCAAGAATAGTAGTCTGTTTCCCATCAGGAGTTACAGAGGTAGAAAAAAGAGCTATTGATGAAGCAACAAAGTCAGCTGGAGCAAGAGAAGTAGTTCTTATGGAAGAGCCAATGGCAGCAGCTATTGGAGCAGGACTTCCAGTTAATGAACCTACAGGAAGTATGATAGTAGACATAGGTGGAGGAACTACAGAAGTTGCTATTATATCATTAGGTGGTATAGTGACAAGCAAATCTTTAAGAGTGGCTGGAGACGAATTAGATCAGTCTATAATAAACTACATAAAGAAAGAATATAGCTTGATGATTGGTGAAAGAACAGCTGAAAATATAAAAGTAGAATTAGGTTCAGCTTATGAAACTGATGAAGATAAGACAATGGAAATAAGAGGTAGAGACTTGATTACAGGCTTACCAAAAGTTATAACTATTTCTGAAAAAGAAGTTAGAGAAGCTTTAAGTGAACCAGTTGTTTCAATAATAGAAGCTATAAAAACTACATTAGAAAAAACTCCACCGGAACTTGCATCAGATATAATGGACAAAGGAATAATGTTAGCAGGAGGCGGTGCTTTACTTAGAGGATTAGACCAACTTATAAACGAAGAAACTCATATGCCTGTTCACATTGCTGAATCTCCGCTTGATTGTGTAGCTGTCGGTGCTGGTAAAGCATTAGATACTATAGATAAAATATTAGATAGCAAAAAATAA
- the radC gene encoding RadC family protein — MDNNFKIKDLPKNERPQERLIRYGPETLSNSELLAVILRTGTKNQNIMMLANSLIKETGGLDQLFNQSIEELTKIKGIGVTKAVQILALSELSKRFKTYKSGNEYKINTPLDVSNLVMEDMKYLKQEKLKILILNTKNIVTYIRDVFIGTLNSSIVHPREIFCEAIKKNGASIIICHNHPSGDPTPSKEDINITLRLKECGKLIGIDLLDHIIIGENKYVSMKEKGTI, encoded by the coding sequence ATGGACAATAACTTTAAAATAAAGGATTTACCTAAAAATGAAAGACCACAGGAAAGACTTATAAGATATGGACCAGAAACTCTTTCAAATTCAGAACTTTTAGCTGTTATTTTAAGGACTGGTACTAAGAATCAAAATATAATGATGCTTGCAAATAGTTTGATTAAAGAAACTGGTGGCTTAGATCAGCTTTTTAATCAATCTATAGAAGAGTTAACTAAAATTAAAGGCATAGGTGTAACAAAGGCAGTTCAAATATTAGCATTATCAGAGCTTTCTAAAAGGTTTAAAACTTATAAATCTGGCAATGAATATAAGATAAATACACCTTTAGATGTATCTAATTTAGTTATGGAAGATATGAAGTATTTAAAACAAGAAAAATTAAAAATATTAATTTTAAATACTAAGAATATAGTTACATACATAAGAGATGTTTTTATAGGAACTCTTAATTCATCTATAGTACATCCAAGAGAAATATTCTGTGAGGCTATAAAGAAAAATGGTGCATCCATAATTATATGTCATAATCATCCATCAGGGGATCCAACCCCTAGTAAAGAAGATATAAATATAACTTTAAGATTAAAAGAATGTGGTAAATTAATAGGAATAGATTTATTAGATCATATAATAATTGGTGAAAATAAGTATGTAAGTATGAAAGAAAAAGGTACAATATAA
- a CDS encoding GNAT family N-acetyltransferase, whose translation MLDIKLKYKDIEIVNIEKENIEDIFYMMKSNENEVNVDYHPLTKVEELEDTFIEYYLSECEFFIKIMYRSYLIGLIKGRAEFKNPNEIWILYFLKNRYKLEDREWYNIIHNLEIYFFKQYGIDDFYVVVNNNNLNLINIFKKNGFSISRIYEKNKYDNINNNEIVLKKLRHVNRIKYYI comes from the coding sequence ATGTTAGATATAAAATTAAAATACAAAGATATAGAAATAGTTAATATAGAAAAAGAAAATATAGAAGATATTTTTTATATGATGAAATCTAACGAAAATGAAGTAAATGTAGATTACCATCCCTTAACAAAGGTAGAAGAATTAGAGGACACATTTATAGAATATTATTTAAGTGAATGCGAATTTTTTATTAAAATAATGTATAGATCTTATTTAATTGGATTGATAAAGGGGAGAGCGGAATTTAAAAATCCAAATGAAATTTGGATCCTATATTTTTTGAAAAATCGATATAAATTAGAAGATAGAGAATGGTATAATATAATTCATAATTTAGAGATATATTTTTTTAAACAATATGGCATAGATGATTTTTATGTAGTTGTTAATAATAACAATTTGAATTTAATAAATATATTTAAGAAAAATGGTTTTTCTATATCACGAATATATGAAAAAAATAAATATGATAATATAAATAATAATGAAATAGTATTAAAAAAGCTAAGGCATGTAAACAGAATTAAATATTACATATGA
- the minE gene encoding cell division topological specificity factor MinE yields the protein MDLFKFFSKQSSKDVAKERLKLILIQDRNSISPEVLESIREDMLKVISKYIEIDDEDVDIKMSSVEEIEGMSPALIASIPIKRIKNNK from the coding sequence ATGGATTTATTTAAGTTTTTTTCAAAACAATCATCAAAGGATGTAGCTAAGGAAAGACTTAAACTTATATTGATACAGGATAGAAACTCTATATCTCCAGAAGTTTTAGAATCCATAAGAGAAGATATGTTAAAGGTAATATCTAAATACATTGAGATAGATGATGAAGATGTGGATATAAAAATGAGTAGTGTAGAAGAAATAGAAGGTATGTCTCCAGCATTAATAGCTAGTATTCCAATAAAGCGAATAAAGAATAATAAATAA
- the minC gene encoding septum site-determining protein MinC: MNKFRDFNDMINSLIEKLSHGKQFYKGSTLKISTELKLINEKNLRRLKDVLFEEFMIKDCIFQDKEDKSNKPFSGIYEGRTKFIRRTIRGGQVIRYNGNLVIIGDVNSGAEIYAAGNVIVLGALRGHVHAGFTGNYKAIVAAFYLQPSILQIANVMTRSPEDNVKPQYPEVAKIKSRIIVVEPYLPDKFI, translated from the coding sequence ATGAATAAATTTAGAGATTTTAATGATATGATTAATTCGTTAATAGAAAAGTTATCGCATGGAAAACAATTTTATAAAGGATCTACATTAAAAATATCTACAGAATTAAAACTTATAAACGAAAAGAATTTAAGAAGACTTAAAGATGTTCTTTTTGAAGAATTTATGATAAAAGACTGTATATTTCAGGATAAGGAAGATAAATCCAACAAACCTTTTAGTGGCATATATGAAGGTAGAACAAAATTTATAAGAAGAACTATAAGAGGGGGACAAGTAATACGCTATAATGGAAATTTAGTTATAATTGGGGATGTTAATTCTGGTGCAGAAATATATGCAGCTGGGAATGTGATAGTTTTAGGAGCCTTAAGGGGTCATGTGCATGCTGGATTCACAGGAAACTACAAGGCCATAGTGGCAGCATTTTATCTACAACCTTCCATACTTCAAATAGCAAATGTTATGACTAGATCACCAGAAGATAATGTAAAACCTCAATATCCAGAAGTTGCAAAGATTAAATCAAGAATAATAGTGGTAGAACCATATCTACCGGACAAATTTATATAA
- a CDS encoding PhzF family phenazine biosynthesis protein — MNIYQVNTFTNKVFLGNSIGVCLLNEPVEKDYMENVALELNLSETIFLCKETDGYKTNIFSPKGELCLCVKSILAASHILWQEGLIDEKEHIKFYCREDVLETKLNTDFIEIKIPLTLEKKLCLLHNFSKALKIEEDLTIDYLESLKEQKTYIKGNSKFKIKLEGENIILSGSAITVIVGDLII; from the coding sequence ATGAATATCTATCAAGTAAATACTTTTACTAACAAAGTTTTTTTAGGAAATTCTATTGGAGTATGTTTATTAAACGAGCCCGTAGAAAAGGATTACATGGAAAATGTAGCACTAGAACTTAACCTATCAGAAACCATTTTTTTATGTAAGGAAACTGATGGATATAAAACAAATATCTTTTCACCTAAAGGTGAATTGTGCTTATGTGTAAAATCTATTTTAGCTGCTTCTCATATTTTATGGCAAGAAGGTCTTATAGACGAAAAAGAACACATTAAATTTTATTGTAGGGAAGATGTTTTAGAAACAAAATTAAATACTGACTTTATAGAAATAAAAATTCCTTTAACTCTTGAAAAAAAATTATGTTTATTACATAACTTTTCTAAAGCTTTAAAAATAGAAGAAGATTTAACTATAGATTATTTAGAAAGCCTAAAAGAACAAAAAACCTATATAAAAGGAAACAGCAAATTTAAAATTAAATTAGAAGGTGAAAACATAATTTTATCTGGTTCCGCTATAACAGTTATTGTAGGGGACCTTATAATTTAA
- a CDS encoding penicillin-binding transpeptidase domain-containing protein, whose product MKINKDKKFTRFGGLMLVMVFIITAIISRLVYLQLMNSQEYKEKANNRSIREIPDPAPRGNITDKNGVVLATNKQNYMLIYNETTENKESFFSTMEKVFSILDQYKEKQTDDFELKINPYRFEFKASTTEAKRAAELRFKKDRGLDDVVTKKLFSGKNKKEKEELTKEDKAKIDEELLKITPEETFKYLLEQYKIDTKKYSLEEQRRFMIVKDAAKMQSFSGYKSVDVASNIKKETAFIFLQKLNDLPGIDVSTQPIRVYPYKEVGSSVLGYISKISGDNDKYKEKGYDPSSDYIGINGIEGVFEERLKGSKGGRIVKLNKTGRVIEELGRREPYPGQNIQLTIDKNIQQAAENALDSVMKDLQQKGVQGDVNTSNATRGAAVAIDVNTGEILALASRPGFDPNLFAAPGLLTPELYKQYFNPDLTEFGKQYILNKGLMGYYPGNTLDEVLEKLFPLDKSIKNNKTIRQDLYDIYPKPFYNYATMSVVPPGSTFKAMTAIAGLESGVITPGYSISDTGVFDDGKKFVKKFAVGGYGSVDLYRGLEVSSNPYFMTVGKLLRESFGDDILAKYAWKFGLGVPPNSDEKASTGIEIPERFGQVFNTYTLSNVYATQYLWETMSTLKAGTDARGNKFPSINLYDNEKDSDKVKDLKKQIKNSIQDSIREGTKKFDSNNYIKIITELVNEDPIYKGKNISKDQIKRIVDVIYYVTISDAHFQLGVGANMYNASIGQGISNFTPLQLVNFVGTLANGGDRYKLHLVKEIKDADGNVVETVKPEIVEKTNVSKENLAAVREGMARVNAGADGTAAAVFKDFPIRTAGKTGSATFSNNQDAYGRTSYGVYIGFAPVDNPKIAVSVIVFDGGHGGFTAPVAKAMYEEYFKKELNKDKPDTAKASDAGQKENTKNSDASGDDAKETENKDTNNR is encoded by the coding sequence ATGAAGATAAACAAAGATAAAAAATTTACTAGATTTGGTGGTCTTATGTTGGTAATGGTATTTATAATTACCGCAATTATATCTAGACTTGTTTATTTGCAACTTATGAATTCACAGGAGTACAAAGAAAAAGCAAATAATAGATCCATAAGAGAAATTCCAGATCCTGCTCCAAGAGGGAATATAACAGATAAAAATGGAGTGGTATTAGCTACTAATAAGCAAAATTACATGCTTATATATAATGAAACAACAGAAAATAAAGAAAGCTTTTTTTCTACTATGGAAAAAGTGTTTAGTATATTAGATCAATATAAAGAAAAACAAACAGATGATTTTGAACTTAAAATTAATCCTTATAGATTTGAGTTTAAAGCTAGTACAACTGAGGCAAAAAGGGCAGCTGAATTGAGATTTAAAAAAGATAGAGGATTAGATGATGTAGTTACAAAAAAATTATTTTCAGGTAAAAATAAAAAAGAAAAAGAAGAATTAACAAAGGAAGATAAAGCTAAAATAGATGAGGAATTATTAAAAATAACTCCAGAGGAAACCTTTAAATATTTATTAGAGCAATATAAAATAGATACGAAGAAATATTCTCTAGAAGAGCAAAGAAGATTTATGATAGTAAAAGATGCAGCAAAAATGCAGAGTTTTTCAGGATATAAATCTGTTGACGTGGCAAGTAATATAAAAAAAGAGACAGCTTTTATATTTCTTCAAAAATTAAATGATTTACCAGGTATAGATGTAAGTACTCAACCTATAAGAGTTTATCCCTATAAGGAAGTAGGATCATCAGTGTTAGGTTATATATCTAAAATAAGTGGTGATAATGATAAGTATAAAGAAAAGGGCTATGATCCAAGTTCTGATTATATAGGTATAAATGGAATAGAGGGAGTTTTTGAAGAAAGGCTTAAAGGATCTAAAGGTGGAAGAATTGTTAAACTTAACAAAACAGGAAGAGTTATAGAAGAATTAGGAAGAAGAGAACCTTATCCAGGACAAAATATACAGCTTACTATAGATAAGAATATACAACAAGCTGCAGAGAATGCCTTGGATTCTGTAATGAAAGATCTTCAACAGAAGGGAGTACAAGGAGATGTTAATACATCTAATGCTACAAGAGGAGCTGCAGTAGCAATAGACGTAAATACAGGAGAAATTTTAGCCTTGGCAAGTAGGCCAGGTTTTGATCCTAATTTATTTGCAGCACCAGGATTATTAACACCAGAGCTTTATAAGCAATATTTTAATCCAGATTTAACTGAGTTTGGAAAACAATATATACTTAATAAGGGATTAATGGGTTATTATCCGGGAAATACTTTAGATGAGGTTTTAGAAAAGTTATTCCCACTAGATAAGAGTATAAAAAATAATAAAACTATTAGGCAAGATTTATATGATATATATCCAAAGCCTTTTTATAATTATGCTACTATGTCTGTAGTACCTCCAGGTTCTACATTCAAAGCTATGACAGCTATTGCTGGATTAGAATCAGGAGTTATAACTCCTGGGTACTCTATAAGCGATACAGGAGTTTTTGATGATGGAAAGAAATTTGTTAAAAAATTTGCAGTAGGTGGTTATGGTTCTGTTGATTTATATAGGGGATTGGAGGTTTCTAGCAACCCTTATTTTATGACAGTGGGTAAATTATTAAGAGAGAGTTTTGGTGATGATATACTTGCAAAATATGCTTGGAAATTTGGGTTAGGTGTTCCGCCAAATTCGGATGAAAAAGCTTCTACAGGAATAGAAATTCCTGAAAGATTTGGTCAAGTATTTAATACTTATACATTATCTAATGTTTATGCTACTCAATATTTGTGGGAAACTATGTCTACTTTAAAGGCAGGAACAGATGCCAGAGGAAATAAATTTCCATCTATAAATTTATATGATAACGAAAAGGATTCAGATAAGGTTAAAGACTTAAAAAAACAAATTAAGAATTCTATACAGGATTCCATAAGAGAAGGAACTAAAAAGTTTGATTCTAATAATTATATAAAAATCATTACAGAATTAGTTAATGAAGATCCTATCTATAAAGGTAAAAATATAAGTAAAGATCAAATAAAAAGGATTGTAGATGTTATATACTATGTAACAATATCAGATGCTCACTTCCAATTAGGCGTAGGGGCTAATATGTATAATGCATCTATAGGACAAGGTATAAGTAACTTTACTCCATTGCAATTAGTTAACTTTGTAGGTACCCTAGCTAATGGAGGAGATAGATATAAACTACATTTAGTAAAAGAAATAAAAGATGCAGATGGTAATGTAGTAGAAACAGTTAAACCAGAGATAGTTGAAAAGACTAATGTAAGCAAAGAAAATTTAGCAGCTGTAAGGGAAGGAATGGCAAGGGTTAATGCAGGGGCAGATGGTACTGCAGCAGCAGTATTTAAAGATTTCCCTATTAGAACAGCAGGTAAAACAGGATCAGCTACCTTTAGCAATAACCAAGATGCTTATGGAAGAACATCCTATGGTGTTTATATAGGATTTGCTCCAGTAGATAATCCTAAAATAGCAGTATCAGTTATTGTATTTGATGGTGGACATGGAGGATTTACAGCACCTGTGGCAAAGGCTATGTATGAAGAATACTTTAAAAAAGAGCTTAATAAAGATAAACCAGATACAGCCAAAGCATCAGATGCGGGACAAAAGGAAAATACTAAGAATTCAGATGCTAGCGGAGATGATGCAAAGGAAACAGAAAATAAAGATACAAATAATAGATAA
- the mreD gene encoding rod shape-determining protein MreD encodes MKKKLILGAILILLSILDNSLMPFIAIKGVYPSLLFVFIVSYSIIKDKWEAIWIGIFAGMLQDLYFTNVFGINSLINMFICLIAAEIGANIIKSKILIPAISSFVLSIFKGVFIWVIAYFLKINISYSLIAFNSIYNGVITIIVYKLVYNLCRKKYMDKKWEF; translated from the coding sequence ATGAAAAAAAAATTAATATTAGGAGCTATTTTAATATTACTTAGCATATTGGATAATTCTTTAATGCCTTTTATAGCAATAAAAGGAGTATATCCTAGCCTTTTATTCGTTTTTATAGTAAGCTACTCTATAATAAAGGATAAATGGGAGGCTATTTGGATTGGTATTTTCGCAGGGATGCTTCAAGATTTATACTTTACTAATGTATTTGGTATAAATTCTTTAATAAATATGTTCATTTGTTTAATAGCAGCTGAAATAGGTGCAAATATAATAAAGAGTAAAATATTAATACCAGCGATATCTTCTTTTGTACTAAGCATATTTAAAGGGGTTTTCATATGGGTTATAGCTTACTTTTTAAAGATTAATATAAGTTATAGTTTAATAGCATTTAATAGTATTTATAATGGGGTAATAACAATTATAGTTTATAAATTAGTGTATAACTTATGTAGGAAAAAATATATGGATAAAAAGTGGGAATTCTAA
- the mreC gene encoding rod shape-determining protein MreC — MKFFKNKLTVTIIVLSVTFLILITQSAERSKISFVESGIGSVVNPVQGVFYKINKKVRNSIGFVLNIPDVKKENVELKSENSKLASQLVEYKSLKDENERLRKMLNFRNQRSEYNYVGADIIGKSGGNYLDEFTINKGSNDGISKGMIAITNEGLVGQVIATGGSWAKVQSLSNENLAVSAMVDSTKENSGVVKGIKDSQNNILAKLYFLPMDSKIKEKDIILTSGLGAMYPKGIRIGEVTSVEVDKGKVMKNAIIKPYVDLRKIEEVFIVIPKNKEEVKY, encoded by the coding sequence ATGAAATTCTTTAAAAATAAACTGACAGTAACTATAATTGTACTGTCAGTTACCTTTTTAATATTAATTACACAAAGTGCGGAGAGAAGCAAGATATCTTTTGTTGAAAGTGGTATAGGTTCGGTAGTTAATCCGGTTCAAGGAGTTTTTTATAAAATAAACAAAAAAGTTAGAAATTCTATTGGTTTTGTTCTTAACATACCAGATGTAAAAAAAGAAAATGTAGAATTAAAATCTGAAAATAGTAAGCTTGCAAGTCAGTTAGTGGAGTATAAGTCTTTAAAGGATGAAAATGAAAGATTAAGAAAAATGCTTAATTTTAGAAATCAGCGTTCAGAATATAACTATGTTGGTGCGGATATAATTGGTAAAAGTGGCGGTAACTATTTAGATGAGTTTACCATAAATAAAGGGTCAAATGATGGAATATCTAAAGGTATGATTGCAATAACAAACGAAGGTTTAGTAGGACAAGTAATAGCTACAGGAGGAAGTTGGGCTAAAGTTCAATCCTTATCTAATGAAAATTTAGCTGTTAGTGCTATGGTTGATAGTACTAAAGAAAATAGTGGTGTTGTAAAGGGAATTAAAGATAGCCAAAATAATATTTTAGCTAAATTATATTTTTTACCAATGGATTCTAAGATAAAAGAAAAAGATATTATTTTAACTTCTGGTCTTGGAGCAATGTATCCTAAGGGTATAAGAATAGGAGAAGTTACAAGTGTAGAAGTAGATAAGGGTAAAGTAATGAAAAATGCTATAATTAAACCTTATGTAGACTTAAGAAAAATAGAAGAAGTATTTATAGTAATACCTAAAAATAAAGAAGAAGTAAAATATTAA
- the rodA gene encoding rod shape-determining protein RodA, with protein MFDKFFINKKLLKELDYSMLIISVAIMIFSALNIYSSTHMKYGTSFFKKQLIWLAVGLIITYIILIFDYIIIENYANIFYWFTIFLLILNDTVLKKTVNGASSWMKLGPVSIQPSEFAKIALIIILAKKLDDMEGEINNLRNFLTLAFYAAIPMILIVIQPDMGMTMVFFFTVLGMFFVAGLDGRIISGGLAGLTALVAIIWNSPLMQQYWKNRFTSFLHPEADELNTGLQLVQSKIGIGSGGFLGKGFLKGTQVAGGYIPEAHNDFIFSVVGEEWGFIGAIVLLVLYGILIYKFIKTAKNSKDIFGSMVTIGVTASFMFSIFQNIGMTIGLLPITGITLPFMSYGGSSTLNNFLALALVLNINMRRKKINF; from the coding sequence ATGTTTGACAAATTTTTTATAAATAAAAAACTTTTAAAAGAGCTAGATTATAGTATGCTTATAATTTCTGTAGCAATAATGATTTTTAGTGCTTTAAATATATACAGTTCTACCCATATGAAATATGGTACAAGCTTTTTTAAAAAACAACTAATTTGGTTAGCCGTAGGTCTTATTATAACCTATATAATTTTAATATTTGATTATATTATTATTGAAAATTATGCCAATATATTTTATTGGTTTACTATATTTTTGCTTATTTTAAATGATACAGTTCTTAAAAAAACAGTTAATGGTGCAAGTTCTTGGATGAAGTTAGGACCTGTATCTATACAACCTTCAGAGTTTGCTAAAATAGCTTTAATTATAATATTAGCTAAAAAGTTAGATGACATGGAAGGAGAAATAAATAATTTAAGAAACTTTTTAACATTAGCTTTTTATGCTGCAATACCTATGATATTAATTGTAATTCAACCGGATATGGGTATGACTATGGTGTTCTTTTTTACTGTGTTAGGTATGTTTTTTGTGGCAGGTCTAGATGGAAGAATAATATCAGGAGGTCTTGCTGGGCTAACTGCTCTAGTAGCTATTATTTGGAATTCTCCTTTAATGCAGCAATATTGGAAAAACAGGTTTACTTCATTTTTGCATCCTGAAGCAGATGAATTAAATACAGGACTTCAACTTGTACAATCCAAAATAGGTATAGGCTCTGGTGGATTTTTAGGAAAAGGATTTTTAAAAGGTACTCAGGTAGCAGGTGGATATATTCCAGAAGCACATAACGATTTTATTTTTTCGGTTGTAGGAGAAGAATGGGGATTTATAGGAGCTATAGTTTTATTGGTGCTTTATGGTATATTAATATACAAATTTATAAAAACTGCAAAAAATTCTAAAGATATATTTGGATCTATGGTAACTATCGGTGTAACAGCTTCCTTTATGTTTTCAATATTTCAAAATATAGGAATGACTATAGGTCTATTACCTATAACCGGTATAACTCTTCCGTTTATGAGTTATGGAGGAAGTTCTACATTAAATAATTTTTTAGCCTTGGCATTAGTACTAAATATAAATATGAGAAGAAAAAAAATAAATTTCTAA
- a CDS encoding Maf-like protein, which yields MENIILASASQRRQELLKRILGNFQIIVSDFDESSIPFKNNIPSYVMNLAEGKARSVSKKIMDQDNNLIIGCDTIVAFNNRILGKPKDKKDAFEMLQALSGNEHEVYSGLAILDVKSNKIIKDFVCTKVKFSKLTSSQIEKYINTGDPMDKAGAYGIQGKAGVFVENINGCYYNVVGLPLNKLNSMLMEMGVNL from the coding sequence GTGGAAAATATTATATTAGCTTCTGCATCTCAAAGACGACAAGAGCTTTTAAAAAGAATATTGGGGAATTTTCAGATTATAGTAAGTGATTTTGATGAAAGTAGCATACCTTTTAAAAATAACATACCGTCTTATGTAATGAATTTAGCGGAAGGAAAGGCTAGGTCTGTTAGTAAAAAAATAATGGATCAAGATAATAATCTAATAATAGGATGCGATACAATAGTAGCTTTTAACAATAGAATATTAGGTAAACCTAAAGATAAAAAAGATGCATTTGAAATGCTACAGGCTTTAAGTGGCAATGAGCATGAAGTTTATTCTGGATTAGCCATATTAGATGTTAAATCTAATAAAATAATAAAGGATTTTGTTTGTACTAAAGTTAAATTTTCAAAACTAACTTCAAGTCAAATAGAAAAATATATAAATACAGGAGATCCTATGGATAAAGCAGGTGCATATGGCATTCAAGGAAAAGCAGGAGTTTTTGTTGAAAACATAAATGGATGCTATTATAATGTTGTAGGGTTACCTTTAAATAAATTAAATTCTATGTTAATGGAGATGGGGGTAAATCTTTAA